From a single Pseudalkalibacillus hwajinpoensis genomic region:
- a CDS encoding D-alanine--D-alanine ligase family protein has product MKVGVLYGGTSAEREVSLSSGKGIMNALKANGHEVIGIDFHPERLQEVMDLDVEIIFIGLHGKYGEDGRIQGLLDMLDIPYVGSGVLGSAVAMDKAKSKKVLKDSGIRLAKDLVLYKSDDQQPLDLPFDYPVVVKPNSEGSTIGLTIARDEEELQKGIKEAFHFDSTVILEEFISGTEVTVAVMGEKGNVKSLPVVEIVPKNAYYDYESKYAEGGSEHIVPARISSSYTELIQHQSVVAHELLDCDTYSRVDFIVPSDGSEPVFLEVNTLPGMTPTSLFPDAAKEIGYTYEQMIENLIQLGLNKK; this is encoded by the coding sequence ATGAAAGTTGGAGTTCTTTATGGAGGCACTTCTGCAGAGAGAGAAGTTTCGCTATCCAGTGGTAAAGGAATTATGAATGCACTTAAAGCGAACGGTCATGAAGTGATCGGAATCGATTTTCACCCGGAAAGGTTACAGGAAGTCATGGATCTAGATGTTGAAATCATTTTCATTGGTCTTCATGGTAAATATGGTGAAGACGGACGGATTCAGGGTCTGTTGGATATGCTCGATATACCATACGTAGGTTCTGGCGTTCTTGGATCCGCGGTCGCGATGGATAAAGCAAAAAGTAAGAAAGTACTGAAGGACTCTGGTATTCGATTAGCAAAAGATCTTGTTTTATATAAATCCGACGATCAACAACCCCTCGACTTGCCTTTTGATTATCCTGTAGTTGTTAAACCAAATAGTGAGGGTTCAACAATAGGACTAACAATTGCCCGGGATGAAGAGGAACTCCAGAAAGGTATTAAAGAAGCTTTTCATTTTGATAGCACCGTCATCCTTGAAGAATTTATTTCTGGTACCGAAGTTACAGTTGCTGTGATGGGTGAAAAAGGAAATGTTAAATCCCTCCCAGTTGTTGAGATTGTTCCTAAAAATGCATACTATGACTATGAATCAAAATATGCTGAAGGAGGAAGTGAGCATATCGTTCCTGCCAGGATTTCATCCAGCTATACAGAGTTGATTCAACATCAATCCGTTGTCGCTCATGAGCTTCTCGACTGTGACACATATTCAAGAGTAGACTTCATCGTACCATCAGATGGTTCTGAACCTGTCTTTCTTGAAGTGAACACTCTTCCTGGCATGACACCAACTAGTTTATTCCCGGATGCAGCTAAAGAGATCGGCTATACCTATGAGCAAATGATTGAAAATCTCATCCAACTTGGTTTAAACAAGAAGTAA
- a CDS encoding Glu/Leu/Phe/Val family dehydrogenase yields MVDKNETANGQGNSKKRNVLESTQSVIHEALDKLGYPSEVYELLKEPMRLMTVRIPIRMDDGSIKIFTGYRAQHNDSVGPTKGGVRFHPDVTETEVKALSIWMSLKAGIVDLPYGGGKGGIVCDPREMSFRELERLSRGYVRAISQIVGPTKDIPAPDVFTNSQIMAWMMDEYSRIREFDSPGFITGKPLVLGGSHGRESATAKGVTICIREAAKKKDIKIEGARVVIQGFGNAGSFLAKFMNDAGAKIVGISDAYGALHDPEGLDIDYLLDRRDSFGTVTKLFKETISNKELLELDCDILVPAAIENQITEENAHQIKASIVVEAANGPTTIEATKILTERGILLVPDVLASSGGVTVSYFEWVQNNQGYYWTEEEVEAKLEKVMVNAFNSIYRTSETRRVDMRLSAYMVGVRKMAEASRFRGWI; encoded by the coding sequence ATGGTCGACAAAAACGAAACAGCTAATGGACAAGGTAACTCAAAAAAACGGAACGTCTTAGAGTCGACGCAATCGGTCATTCATGAGGCGCTTGACAAGCTAGGTTATCCTAGTGAGGTTTATGAGCTTTTAAAAGAACCAATGAGGTTAATGACTGTCCGTATTCCAATCCGTATGGATGATGGGTCAATAAAAATCTTTACCGGTTATCGCGCTCAGCACAATGATTCAGTTGGGCCAACAAAAGGTGGCGTACGCTTTCATCCCGATGTAACTGAAACGGAAGTAAAAGCGCTTTCCATTTGGATGAGTTTGAAAGCCGGCATCGTCGATCTACCTTATGGTGGAGGAAAAGGTGGCATTGTTTGTGATCCTCGGGAGATGTCATTTAGAGAACTAGAACGGTTAAGTCGTGGCTATGTTCGAGCAATTAGCCAGATTGTTGGACCAACAAAAGACATTCCGGCACCAGATGTATTTACAAATTCACAAATTATGGCCTGGATGATGGACGAATATAGCCGTATTCGTGAATTTGATTCGCCTGGTTTCATTACTGGTAAACCACTCGTACTTGGTGGTTCTCATGGAAGAGAATCAGCCACAGCTAAAGGTGTAACCATTTGCATACGTGAAGCTGCAAAGAAAAAAGATATTAAAATTGAAGGAGCACGCGTCGTTATTCAGGGATTTGGTAATGCTGGAAGTTTCCTTGCGAAGTTTATGAATGACGCTGGAGCAAAAATCGTAGGGATTTCTGATGCTTATGGCGCTCTTCACGACCCAGAAGGTCTTGATATTGATTACTTGCTCGACCGAAGAGATAGCTTTGGGACAGTAACCAAGCTATTTAAAGAAACGATTAGCAATAAGGAGCTTCTTGAGCTTGATTGCGATATTCTTGTTCCGGCTGCAATCGAGAACCAGATTACAGAAGAGAATGCCCATCAAATTAAAGCAAGTATTGTCGTAGAAGCAGCTAATGGGCCGACTACGATTGAGGCAACAAAGATTCTAACTGAACGTGGTATTCTTCTAGTGCCAGATGTACTTGCAAGCTCCGGTGGTGTAACGGTATCTTATTTTGAGTGGGTTCAAAACAATCAGGGCTATTATTGGACTGAAGAAGAAGTCGAAGCAAAGCTTGAGAAAGTAATGGTTAATGCATTCAATTCTATCTACCGTACCTCTGAAACACGACGGGTTGATATGAGACTATCGGCTTATATGGTTGGTGTTCGGAAGATGGCAGAAGCTTCTCGCTTTAGAGGCTGGATATAA
- a CDS encoding YpdA family putative bacillithiol disulfide reductase has translation MREEKIVIIGAGPCGMSAAIELMNKGYDPLLIEKGNIVNAIYHYPTHQTFFSSSEKLEIGDVPFIIEERKPKRNQALAYYRDVAKRKDLRIHSFEKAKKVTKTENGFVIETEKVHESKDMKYCAEQLIIATGYYDSPNYMGVPGEDLDKVLHYFKEPHPYFDQDVVVIGGKNSAVDAALELEKAGARVTILYRGSDYSKSVKPWILPEFEALVRNKKVSMEFNASLVEVREKEIVYEVNGEYKAITNDFVFAMTGYHPDHSFLTKIGIEIDRKSGRPTFDDKTMETNVDNCYIAGVIAAGNNANEIFIENGRLHGAMIARAITEKSKEPTE, from the coding sequence ATGAGAGAAGAAAAAATAGTTATTATAGGGGCCGGTCCATGTGGGATGTCAGCTGCTATTGAATTAATGAACAAGGGATATGACCCATTACTTATTGAAAAAGGGAACATTGTAAATGCGATTTACCATTATCCAACTCATCAAACTTTTTTTAGTTCCAGTGAAAAGCTTGAAATCGGTGATGTGCCATTCATAATTGAAGAGCGAAAACCGAAGCGAAATCAGGCTCTTGCGTATTATCGTGATGTAGCAAAACGGAAGGACCTGCGCATTCATTCATTCGAAAAAGCAAAAAAAGTAACGAAGACAGAAAATGGATTTGTTATTGAAACGGAAAAAGTACATGAGTCTAAAGACATGAAGTACTGTGCAGAACAATTAATCATTGCAACAGGGTATTACGATAGTCCTAATTACATGGGTGTACCGGGTGAGGATCTCGACAAAGTCCTCCATTATTTTAAAGAACCACATCCTTATTTTGATCAGGACGTAGTTGTAATCGGCGGTAAAAACTCCGCAGTTGACGCAGCACTTGAGCTTGAAAAAGCTGGTGCGAGGGTAACGATACTTTACCGAGGGTCTGATTACTCCAAAAGTGTTAAACCGTGGATTCTTCCGGAGTTTGAGGCACTTGTAAGAAATAAGAAAGTATCGATGGAGTTTAACGCAAGTCTAGTAGAAGTTCGAGAAAAAGAAATTGTATACGAAGTAAATGGCGAGTATAAAGCGATTACCAACGATTTCGTATTTGCTATGACAGGGTATCATCCGGATCATTCCTTCCTTACGAAGATCGGGATTGAAATTGATAGAAAAAGTGGACGACCAACGTTTGATGATAAGACTATGGAGACGAATGTGGATAATTGCTACATTGCAGGCGTCATTGCTGCAGGGAATAACGCTAATGAAATCTTTATAGAAAATGGACGGCTGCATGGAGCCATGATCGCCCGTGCGATTACTGAGAAATCAAAAGAACCTACCGAATAA
- a CDS encoding asparaginase — MSNILIIHTGGTIAMEENKESGAVAPGKENPLNATLKQLLQGVDVIIDDFLNIPSPHMTPEIMFRIAERIETRIKKEHISGVVISHGTDTLEETAYLLDLVLQTDLPVVITGAMRSSNEIGSDGPYNLISSIKVACCEEAKGKGVLVVLNDEIHTAKNVTKTHTSNVSTFQSPQYGPIGIVTKQRVFFHHTLTNRDRYHISGLTKKVMLLKAYAGMDSELLFAAGELGIDGIVIEALGQGNVPPEMMEGIKQLRDQGIAIVMVSRCFNGIVQDVYGYEGGGKRLKDLGVIFSNGLNGQKARLKLLVTLEATRNPDELHSLFLR, encoded by the coding sequence ATGAGCAATATATTAATTATTCATACAGGCGGAACAATCGCGATGGAGGAAAACAAAGAGTCAGGTGCAGTCGCTCCTGGAAAAGAAAATCCTCTCAATGCAACACTTAAACAATTGTTACAGGGAGTCGATGTTATTATAGATGACTTCCTAAATATCCCATCTCCACATATGACTCCCGAAATCATGTTCAGGATCGCCGAAAGAATCGAAACAAGAATCAAGAAGGAACACATTAGTGGTGTCGTTATTTCTCACGGAACGGATACACTCGAAGAAACGGCCTATTTACTTGACCTGGTTCTTCAAACGGATTTACCAGTCGTCATTACTGGTGCGATGAGATCGAGTAATGAAATTGGTTCTGATGGACCATATAACCTGATCTCTTCTATCAAAGTTGCTTGTTGCGAGGAAGCGAAAGGTAAAGGCGTCCTGGTAGTTCTAAATGATGAAATACATACTGCAAAAAATGTAACTAAAACGCATACGAGTAATGTATCAACTTTTCAAAGTCCACAATATGGACCAATTGGGATCGTTACAAAACAGCGTGTCTTCTTCCATCACACATTGACGAATCGTGACCGCTACCATATCTCAGGATTGACAAAGAAAGTGATGTTATTAAAAGCGTATGCTGGAATGGACTCAGAGCTTTTATTTGCTGCAGGAGAACTAGGGATTGATGGCATCGTCATAGAAGCGCTTGGTCAAGGGAACGTGCCACCAGAGATGATGGAAGGCATCAAACAACTAAGAGACCAAGGAATAGCTATTGTGATGGTTTCTCGTTGTTTTAACGGGATTGTACAGGATGTTTATGGGTATGAAGGCGGAGGTAAACGCTTGAAAGATCTGGGCGTTATTTTCTCCAACGGACTGAATGGTCAAAAAGCCCGTCTTAAATTATTGGTAACGCTTGAAGCCACACGGAATCCTGATGAATTGCACAGCCTATTTCTTAGGTAA
- the prsW gene encoding glutamic-type intramembrane protease PrsW gives MFAAITAGIAPGIALLCFFYLKHHQYESEPIGPVVRSFVFGAMLVFPVMVIQHGFKIEDILQSPFSQAYLMSGLLEEFLKWFIFYFTVYIHIEFNDFYDGIVYGVAISLGFASVENVFYLFAYGIQEAWWRALLPVSSHALFGLMMGSYLGRGKLSLQNKIGKWIGLSLLVPFLFHGTYNYLVLQINSNTIYLMIPFMLVLWFVGLRKMKAADLNQANLMQTKENMRMS, from the coding sequence ATGTTTGCAGCAATTACTGCTGGAATAGCGCCAGGCATTGCACTTCTTTGCTTTTTTTACCTTAAGCATCATCAGTACGAGTCCGAGCCGATTGGTCCTGTTGTACGAAGTTTTGTGTTTGGAGCTATGCTTGTTTTTCCGGTCATGGTCATTCAGCATGGATTCAAAATAGAAGATATCCTACAATCTCCATTCAGCCAGGCTTATCTAATGTCAGGCTTACTTGAAGAATTTCTTAAATGGTTTATTTTCTATTTTACCGTTTATATCCATATTGAATTCAATGATTTCTATGATGGGATTGTCTATGGTGTTGCCATTTCACTCGGGTTTGCTTCCGTTGAAAACGTCTTTTACTTGTTCGCCTATGGCATTCAGGAAGCGTGGTGGCGTGCTTTGCTACCAGTATCTAGTCATGCTTTATTTGGATTGATGATGGGGTCGTACCTTGGTAGAGGGAAATTATCTTTGCAAAATAAGATTGGAAAGTGGATTGGGCTTTCACTACTTGTTCCTTTTTTGTTTCATGGAACGTACAATTATCTTGTTCTTCAAATAAACAGCAATACGATTTATTTAATGATCCCCTTTATGCTGGTTCTTTGGTTCGTAGGTTTAAGGAAAATGAAAGCAGCTGACTTAAATCAGGCAAATTTAATGCAAACCAAAGAAAATATGAGAATGTCTTAA
- the sleB gene encoding spore cortex-lytic enzyme produces MPLIIGLLCVPLITVLDTGNKVEAFSNQVIQQGATGTDVIELQARLKHIGFYTGNIDGVFGWGTYWAVRNFQYEFGMDVDGLVGPEMKSKLSKSTKYDPSIQQQVNKGGNKNAGQPSQKVDKPKESATVQGKNTPSGYSQNDIKLLANAVYGESRGEAYEGQVAVAAVILNRVQSASFPNTVSGVIFEPRAFTAVSDGQIWLTPNEQAKEAVLDAINGWDPSGEALYYFNPNTATSGWIWTRPQIKQIGKHIFCE; encoded by the coding sequence ATCCCTCTGATAATCGGTTTATTATGCGTACCGCTTATCACGGTACTAGATACAGGAAATAAAGTAGAAGCTTTCTCGAATCAGGTTATCCAGCAGGGTGCTACTGGAACGGATGTCATTGAACTTCAAGCGAGACTAAAACACATCGGTTTTTATACAGGTAATATTGACGGGGTATTTGGATGGGGAACGTATTGGGCGGTAAGAAACTTTCAATATGAATTTGGAATGGATGTTGATGGACTCGTTGGACCAGAGATGAAGTCGAAGCTAAGTAAGTCGACAAAATATGATCCATCTATTCAGCAGCAGGTAAATAAAGGTGGGAACAAGAATGCCGGACAGCCTTCACAAAAAGTGGATAAACCTAAAGAATCTGCAACTGTTCAAGGGAAAAACACTCCATCTGGTTATTCTCAAAATGATATTAAACTACTTGCAAATGCGGTGTATGGAGAGTCAAGAGGAGAAGCATACGAAGGACAGGTTGCCGTGGCGGCGGTTATTCTTAATCGCGTGCAAAGTGCGTCTTTTCCTAATACTGTATCAGGCGTTATTTTTGAACCGCGTGCTTTTACAGCCGTCTCAGATGGGCAGATCTGGCTTACCCCAAACGAACAGGCGAAAGAAGCAGTGCTGGATGCGATAAATGGATGGGATCCTTCCGGTGAAGCGCTTTACTACTTTAATCCGAACACCGCTACTTCAGGGTGGATCTGGACACGACCTCAAATTAAGCAAATTGGTAAGCATATATTCTGTGAATAG
- the ypeB gene encoding germination protein YpeB, protein MIRSILIGALAIGVAGTGYWGYKEHQEKNAVLINAENTYQRAFHDLNFHMDALEEKIGSTLAMNSGTSISPALAEVWRLTSEAQNDVGQLPLTLMPFNKTEEFLSNIGSFSYRVAIRDLDEKPLSGDEYETLKKLHSHSNEIKNELRKVQAMVIDHNLRWMDVELALASESQPQDNTIIDGFKTVDKQVEGYSEVNWGPEVTQLNEKKENLTKNIKGKELTEEEAKKHVVDFLDLDPKASIDITTTGEKSKYKAYSLSIENPDQKSSINLDVTKKGAKPIWILMDREIGEQKISLNEAADKAKGFLKEHDITNMTISESSQYDKMGVFTFVYQQDNVTVYPDAVHIKVALDNGDIAGYESLEYLTNHHEREPSKAKISRDEALKQVNPNVQVMEEGLGIIRNDIGEEVLCYEFMGTIENETYRIFINANDAKEERVEKMDGTEMNYDTL, encoded by the coding sequence GTGATTCGATCAATTCTAATCGGCGCGCTAGCCATTGGTGTTGCTGGCACAGGTTACTGGGGTTACAAGGAACACCAAGAAAAGAATGCGGTGCTCATTAATGCAGAAAATACGTACCAGCGTGCGTTCCATGATTTGAATTTTCATATGGATGCCCTGGAAGAAAAAATTGGTTCTACGCTAGCGATGAATTCTGGAACAAGTATTTCACCAGCCCTAGCTGAAGTATGGCGGTTAACATCAGAGGCGCAAAATGATGTGGGGCAACTCCCGCTCACTTTAATGCCCTTTAACAAAACGGAAGAGTTTCTCTCAAATATCGGATCATTCAGCTATCGTGTAGCCATTCGAGATCTTGATGAAAAGCCACTTTCAGGTGACGAATACGAGACGCTAAAGAAATTACACAGCCATTCCAATGAAATCAAAAATGAGCTTAGAAAAGTTCAAGCGATGGTTATTGATCATAATTTACGGTGGATGGATGTCGAACTCGCTCTTGCTTCAGAGTCACAGCCACAGGATAATACCATTATTGACGGGTTTAAAACAGTTGATAAGCAAGTAGAGGGATATAGCGAAGTGAATTGGGGCCCTGAGGTAACCCAGTTAAACGAAAAAAAAGAAAATCTCACTAAGAATATTAAAGGAAAAGAACTAACTGAAGAAGAGGCAAAAAAGCATGTTGTTGATTTTCTTGATCTCGACCCAAAAGCCTCTATTGATATAACAACAACAGGGGAAAAGTCAAAGTATAAAGCTTATAGTTTATCCATTGAAAATCCTGATCAAAAATCGAGCATTAACCTCGATGTTACGAAAAAAGGTGCAAAGCCAATCTGGATCTTAATGGACAGGGAAATTGGAGAACAGAAAATCAGTCTGAATGAAGCTGCAGATAAGGCGAAAGGTTTTTTGAAAGAGCATGACATTACGAATATGACGATATCTGAAAGCAGTCAGTATGACAAAATGGGCGTGTTTACATTCGTCTACCAACAGGATAATGTTACTGTTTATCCTGATGCTGTTCATATTAAAGTAGCCCTTGATAACGGCGATATTGCTGGTTATGAATCGCTGGAGTATTTAACAAATCACCATGAGAGAGAACCATCTAAAGCAAAAATTTCTAGAGATGAAGCGTTAAAGCAGGTGAACCCGAATGTACAGGTGATGGAAGAAGGTCTTGGAATCATTCGGAATGATATTGGAGAAGAGGTATTATGCTACGAATTTATGGGGACAATTGAGAATGAAACGTACCGTATATTTATTAATGCGAACGATGCTAAAGAAGAACGAGTTGAGAAAATGGATGGTACTGAAATGAATTACGACACGTTATAA
- a CDS encoding DUF5359 family protein, with protein sequence MKKVERLILKLIVIQFTFLIISQALLTQDHFRIYLSKTLYYEGVVKDLPQSIKEQ encoded by the coding sequence GTGAAGAAAGTAGAACGGTTAATCCTTAAACTGATTGTAATCCAGTTTACGTTCCTGATAATTTCGCAGGCTCTTCTTACACAGGATCATTTTCGGATTTACTTAAGTAAAACCCTTTATTATGAAGGTGTTGTAAAAGATTTGCCTCAATCAATCAAGGAACAATAG
- the cmk gene encoding (d)CMP kinase: MKKKINIAIDGPAGAGKSTVARQVADNLTFLYIDTGAMYRALTYKAIEKGIDLEDGPLLKKLLDETVIDLQVGEKEQHVLIDNRDVTTDIRSYDVTNNVSFVARQSEVRKEMVKRQKLLANKGGVVMDGRDIGTYVLPESELKVFLSASVEERAMRRYKELLENGIEADFERIKKEIALRDKRDSEREVAPLVKAKDATEIDTTSMTISEVVNSILQLAKERA; this comes from the coding sequence ATGAAAAAGAAAATTAATATAGCAATAGACGGACCTGCAGGTGCCGGTAAAAGCACAGTAGCAAGACAGGTAGCTGATAACCTTACGTTTCTTTATATTGATACAGGCGCGATGTACCGGGCCCTGACTTATAAAGCAATTGAAAAAGGAATCGATTTAGAGGATGGGCCATTGCTTAAAAAGCTCCTTGATGAAACGGTAATCGATCTCCAAGTTGGTGAAAAAGAACAGCACGTCTTGATCGATAATAGAGACGTAACGACTGATATCCGTTCATACGATGTGACGAATAACGTTTCCTTTGTGGCAAGACAAAGTGAAGTTCGTAAAGAAATGGTAAAACGTCAGAAGTTATTAGCTAATAAGGGCGGGGTTGTTATGGATGGACGTGATATCGGTACTTACGTTCTGCCTGAATCTGAGCTTAAAGTGTTTTTAAGTGCTTCAGTAGAAGAACGAGCAATGCGACGTTATAAAGAACTCCTTGAAAATGGAATTGAAGCTGATTTCGAACGGATTAAGAAGGAGATTGCGCTTAGAGATAAACGTGACTCAGAGCGAGAAGTGGCTCCGCTTGTAAAAGCGAAGGATGCTACGGAGATTGATACAACTTCGATGACAATTTCAGAAGTCGTCAATTCGATCCTTCAATTAGCGAAAGAAAGGGCATGA
- a CDS encoding lysophospholipid acyltransferase family protein, whose protein sequence is MSLYRVGKGLFKAYFTLFNRVTVVGADQIPNDKGILLCSNHINNLDPPLVGAMFPRDVHFMAKSELFKIPVLGKLIHKVGAFPVKRGMSDKQALRSGMKFLKDGGVVGLFPEGTRSKNGELGEGLSGAGFFALRPEVTVVPCAIKGSYKPFGRLKIVYGKPVDLSPLRVEQGAAKKATQAIMKEIQDLIEIHHK, encoded by the coding sequence GTGAGTTTATATAGAGTGGGAAAAGGCCTATTTAAAGCTTATTTTACGTTATTCAATCGCGTCACTGTCGTTGGAGCGGATCAGATCCCAAATGATAAAGGGATCCTCCTCTGTTCCAATCATATTAATAATCTTGATCCACCTCTCGTTGGAGCAATGTTTCCAAGAGATGTCCATTTTATGGCTAAATCGGAGCTTTTTAAAATTCCGGTTTTAGGAAAGTTAATTCATAAGGTTGGTGCGTTTCCTGTTAAACGCGGAATGAGTGACAAACAGGCATTAAGAAGCGGAATGAAATTCTTAAAAGATGGCGGTGTCGTCGGACTCTTTCCTGAAGGAACGAGAAGCAAAAACGGTGAACTTGGAGAAGGTCTTTCAGGGGCGGGATTTTTTGCACTTCGTCCAGAGGTGACTGTAGTACCCTGTGCCATTAAAGGATCTTATAAGCCGTTCGGGCGTTTGAAAATTGTTTATGGAAAGCCGGTTGACTTATCTCCCCTTCGTGTAGAGCAGGGAGCGGCGAAAAAAGCGACGCAGGCAATCATGAAGGAAATTCAGGATTTAATCGAAATACATCACAAATGA
- the rpsA gene encoding 30S ribosomal protein S1 — MGEEMNQEMTEFKSFEIGDVVTGKISKVEEKHASVDVGFKIDGVLPISELSSLHVEKVSDVLSEGDEIEVKVTKVSEDELVLSKKAVEADQAWDALKEKYENSVAFDVKIADVVKGGLVVDLGVRGFIPASLVERHYVEDFADYKGKNLSVKIVEFDPEKAKVILSHRAVLEQEADHKKQETLSSLQAGQVVEGTVQRLTDFGAFVDIGGVDGLVHISQMAHHRVETPSEVVTEGQQVNVKILSVDRDNERISLSIKETLPGPWEEVKGKLNTGDEIEGTVKRLVSFGAFVEVAPGVEGLVHISEISNKHIGTPQEVLSEGETVRVKVLDVNLDEKRISLSIKVLEADQVSSEVEEYQKDSDGNSPFSLGDMIGDQLKKYK, encoded by the coding sequence ATGGGTGAAGAGATGAATCAGGAAATGACTGAGTTCAAATCATTCGAAATTGGAGATGTGGTGACTGGTAAAATCTCCAAAGTCGAAGAGAAACATGCATCAGTAGATGTAGGCTTCAAAATTGATGGAGTGCTGCCAATCAGCGAACTGTCAAGCCTTCACGTCGAAAAGGTAAGCGACGTGCTTTCAGAAGGTGATGAAATAGAAGTGAAAGTAACTAAGGTTTCTGAAGATGAGCTCGTGCTTTCTAAAAAAGCTGTTGAAGCGGATCAAGCATGGGATGCACTCAAAGAAAAGTATGAGAATTCTGTTGCGTTTGACGTAAAAATTGCTGATGTCGTTAAAGGTGGTCTTGTGGTTGACCTTGGTGTTCGGGGCTTTATTCCAGCATCCCTTGTTGAAAGACACTATGTGGAGGACTTTGCGGATTACAAAGGTAAAAACCTGAGCGTGAAAATCGTTGAATTTGATCCTGAAAAAGCCAAGGTTATTCTTTCACATCGTGCAGTGCTAGAGCAAGAAGCTGACCATAAGAAACAGGAAACACTTTCTTCACTTCAGGCGGGACAGGTTGTTGAAGGAACTGTTCAACGTTTGACAGACTTCGGTGCATTTGTTGATATCGGTGGAGTAGATGGCCTGGTACACATCTCTCAAATGGCCCACCACCGTGTTGAGACACCTTCTGAAGTAGTGACCGAAGGACAGCAGGTAAACGTGAAAATTCTTTCTGTTGACCGAGATAACGAACGTATTTCATTATCCATTAAAGAAACACTCCCGGGACCGTGGGAAGAAGTAAAAGGTAAGCTAAATACAGGAGATGAGATTGAAGGAACAGTAAAGCGTCTTGTAAGCTTCGGTGCATTTGTAGAAGTTGCTCCTGGCGTTGAAGGTCTGGTTCATATTTCAGAAATCTCGAATAAACACATTGGCACACCTCAAGAAGTACTCTCAGAAGGTGAAACCGTTCGTGTAAAAGTTCTTGATGTTAATCTCGATGAGAAGCGTATTTCATTAAGTATTAAAGTACTTGAAGCTGATCAAGTATCCAGCGAAGTTGAAGAATATCAAAAAGATTCTGATGGAAACTCTCCATTCTCACTTGGCGATATGATCGGTGATCAACTTAAAAAATATAAATAA
- a CDS encoding YpzI family protein, whose amino-acid sequence MGKDRQEKNLKKSNRVESDRDQSLEHHGASMLEGPSNARKRNGQK is encoded by the coding sequence GTGGGTAAAGATCGCCAGGAAAAAAATTTAAAGAAATCCAATCGTGTAGAATCAGACCGTGATCAATCATTAGAGCATCATGGAGCTTCCATGCTCGAAGGGCCATCTAATGCACGGAAAAGGAACGGCCAGAAATAA
- a CDS encoding YphA family membrane protein yields MDGAFFLWFTWMGVVITAFFHNHSQRRKPLIVLLLTAICLVNIQFNIMNYTVTALFLLVWGYGYRLLLGSIQVTLKYGVLVLITVTAAYTAIKLFSVYDPVFTYLYTKWTISAFLFAIVHITLSGTAERCSFLLIGIVHGESILTTLFEQMGINRIAGSPEALDIMAISIMGTIVWHYFVQLTLQLEKHVKEYQERRGYS; encoded by the coding sequence TTGGATGGGGCATTTTTTCTATGGTTTACTTGGATGGGAGTGGTTATCACCGCTTTCTTTCATAATCATTCTCAGCGTCGAAAACCTCTAATCGTTTTATTGCTAACTGCAATTTGCCTGGTGAATATTCAATTTAACATTATGAACTATACAGTCACAGCCCTATTTCTACTAGTATGGGGCTACGGATATCGCCTATTACTTGGAAGTATACAGGTTACATTAAAATATGGCGTATTGGTACTTATTACGGTCACAGCAGCTTATACCGCTATTAAGTTATTTTCGGTTTATGATCCGGTATTTACTTACTTATATACGAAGTGGACAATTTCGGCCTTTCTTTTTGCGATCGTTCACATTACGTTGAGTGGCACTGCCGAGCGCTGCTCCTTTTTACTGATAGGCATTGTACACGGGGAATCGATTTTAACAACACTTTTTGAGCAGATGGGGATCAACCGCATTGCAGGAAGTCCTGAAGCACTTGATATCATGGCTATTTCAATTATGGGAACCATTGTCTGGCACTACTTTGTTCAACTGACGTTACAGCTTGAAAAACATGTAAAAGAATATCAGGAAAGACGGGGTTATTCATGA